CCCATCCAAAGCCGGCGCCAGGCGTATCAATCGTTCGTGTATCGTCGCGTGACATATCCTGCGATACGGTTCCGTACCCGCTTTGATTCGACGTGAGTCAATTTCTCGACTTTCGTTTTGTTCTCTTCGAAGTCGGCTGAAAACGCATCGGGATACCGATCGAGGAGCGTATCGCCGATTGTAATGATGGTCTCTGAGTCGTCGGACATCTTGGTGTGATAACTCATGCCAAACACAATAATGTTTGCCGCGCGAGACGCAACTACGATTCCCGTTCTCGATCGTTGGAGTAAACGCTTCGTATACGAACTGAATACAGTTCTCGACGACGTGCTCGCGGTCTGTTCGCAGACGCTGTCGTACACCGAAGGATCCGCTAGGGGGTTACCGCTACCGATATTTTGATTAGAACAGGGAGGAACCAATGGAATGGTATAGTCTGTCATGCCCTTGCGAGTCACTGTTTCCCCGATCGAATCGATTTCGTCGAGGACCACCGTTTGCCACGTCGACGAACTGTCCGAGGAGGCGAAATCGTATTTCTTTCGAATCGTTCGCGAAGATGTCCCGGTCGCTGTAGAGTCTCACGTTGCGACCGAGTTCTCCCGGTGGGACGTCGTCAAGTTCACCGATTACTACCGCGTTTCGGTAACGAATTCCAGAACGAGCGATCACGTCACTGCGTGAAGGGGACTGCCGACTCGCGGGCCGCGGAAAACGCGAACGCCAAAGCCGCCTCTGTATTCGATGAGTTATGAAGACCCAGATTCAGTTAGCCGTCGGATCCGCGTCATGGATTCGTTGCACTACCGCCTCGAGGGTGATTTCGCCACGCTGATCGGTGATCCTTCCGGTGACGAGATCTATGACTCCGAGTTCGGCTAGCAACCGCCGAGTCTGATCGTGATCGAGACCGAGTGCGGTTTTGACTTCGGAGACCGTCCTCGACTGATCGAGCACCGCCGTTAGCTCGGCGACGGTCAGCCCCTGCGGAACGCCGAGGCCGTCAGCGACGAGGGAGTCGTTCTCGTCGAGATCGACGCTTGCCAGAAGGTCCGCTACGCGCTGATCCCCGAAATCCGATTTCTTCGCTTCTTCGTCCGGTTTCGCGTCCGGTTCCCTCGTCATCACCGAAGCCTCATCTGCGGAGTTCGCGGCATTCGATGCTGTTCCCTCCTCGGTGTCGTCCGATTGGCTGTCTCTTTCGCCCGCCGTTTCTTCCGGATCGTGTATGCCGTGTTTGATCATGTACCGCCGGACCGTTTCGGACGTGACGTCGACGTCGAGTGCCGCGGTCATCGCCGTGAACGTGTCGTATTCTTGGTATACCGCTTCGAGCGCTTTCGGATCCTTGTACGGAGGAGTTCCGGCCGCCGATGTGACGGTCCCTTTTCCACCGCTCGCGTTCCCCCCGAACGAGTAGGTATCCAGCGAACCGTTATCGCGAGTCGGTATCGAAAATTCGAGAGTAACGTCGACGTGTCCGTCGGTCAGGTCCGCGTTCGCGGCGTCGATGGTAATATCATCGTTGACGTGGCCCTCGTCTAGTATCGGCACGCCGACGTTCACTCGGGCAGTAACGGCCTCCGTTCCCACCTCCGTCTCTGCGAGAGCCACGCTTCGGATTTCTTTCTCCGTTCGCTCGAGACCTGCCAGAATCTCGGCTAATTCCCCGATCGCGGCGCTGATCGACATATGGGTTTGTTACACAACCACACACTATGGTGTGGTCGAATGGGTGATATTTGCCTCTTGTTTTCGCGCTCCGAGCCGTCGTTCGTCGTAGTCGTGAGATGGCGTCGAGCAACGGGAGCGGACCGGCAGACGTCAAGCGTTCTCGCGAGGAATCTCTCCGATCGCCGCGTTAGGACGAGCGCTTTCGACGAGTGATGTATCCGGCGATACGGTTTCGGAGGCGGGTCGAACCGACATACGTCATCTTTTGTACAATTTCCTTGTTCGTATCGAACTCGGTCGTGAACGCCTCGGGGTATTGCGTGAGAAGCCGATTGCCGATGTCCATCACGTCTTCCGGATCGGACGCCATTAGCGTGACTACATACCATCGAAAATTGCATAAATACTTTGTTTGCGGTCCGACAGCGGATCAAAAACGAAGCCGGAATCGGGGGACAGTATCACGATCGATTCCGCGCTGTGCCACGCGACGTGTCGTCCGGCCTCCGATTCGATCCGCCGAACATCGAGAACTGAAGTCGAATTCGATCGATTCCGGAGGATTACTCCGCGTCGGCCGTCTCTCGGCTCGCAACCGACCACTCCGTCGGATCGATCGTCTGTCCGTCGATCGTCGAGTGTTCGGGATACGTGGTGAACACGAGGTATTCGGTCCGCTCGTCCAGGTACTCGACGAGCGTGTGGAGGTTCTCGTCCGCGAGACTTCCAACGCCGTCTACGAGCATGAGGGGGACCGTCTCGTCGACGTCGAACGACTCGTATCCGGCGAGCGCTGCGATGAATCCGATCAACTCGAGTTCTCCCTCGCTCAGCGCGTCGAGGCTCGCCTCGCGACCGTCCCGAGCCACCACGAGATCGAAATCCCCAGTCAGGTGGGCCGACTCGAATCCGGTTTCGAAGCGCTCGCCGATCTCCTGGATCGACTCGGTGAACTCCTCTCGCGCTTGGTTTTTGATTTCCTGCTTTCGGGACCTGAGATCCTCGATTTCTCGCCGAATCTCGTTGCGCTCGTCCTTGAGGAGTTCGATCTGTTCAGCGCGCGATTCGAGCTCTTCGAGTTCCGACCGCGCGTCTTCTAGTTCCGCCTCCCGATATTTAATTTCGCTTTCGACGTCGGTAATCTGATCGACCGCTTCGTCGACCGACTCGCTAAGCGCTTCGACGCGTTCGTCCGCCCGATCGAAGCGTTCCCGGGCCTCTTCGAGGCTCTGTTTTCGATCGGCGAGTTTCTCTTCGAGATCCTCGATTTCGGTCTCCACGTCCCGCTTTCGGCGCCGTGCTTGCGCGCGCTCCTCTCGCCGCGCCTCGAGTTCTTCGACGCGGTCACGACGGGATTCGAGCTGCGCCCGCCGCTCGCTGATTTTCTCTCGAAGGGCGTCGAGGCGTTCCTCGAGTGCCTCGCGATCCGCATCCGAACCGCACGTCCAGCAGACGACGGTATCGCCGGTCAGCTCCCGATTGACGTCGGTGATGAGGTCGAGCTTGTCCTCCTGGAGAATCATCTCGTTAGCCGAGTAGACGTTTTGCAACACGTCGATAGCCTGCTTTACCTCCCGGAGTTCCTCGCGAGCGGTTTCCAGTTCAGCCTCGACGGAGTCGTCTTCGTCGATCACGATTTCGTCGAGTTCCGACCGCCGCTCCGCTAGCCGAGTTTCGATTCGCTCGATCGCTTGCGTGAGCCGTTCGATTTGGCTTTCCGCCTGGCTGCGCTCCGCCTGTGCCTGGCTGAGTTCGCCCTGCACCGAATCCGAGCGGTCCTCGTCGTCGGTCGTTGCTGCTGAGAGGTCCGTCCGTCGTTCGCGGAGCTCTTCTACTTCGGTTTCGAGCTGCGTGACCCGCTCTTGGATCGACGGGAGTCGCTTGCTCGCCTCGTTCGCCTGCGCCAGTTCGGAATCGATCTGGTCCCGCTCTCTCTTCAGCGCCGCGATCTGCGCATCGATATCCTGGAAATCGAGCGGGCGGAGAAGAACGTCTTCGAGGTTTGCTCCTTCTCGAACCGCCTGGCGAACCTCGTTTCGCTCGCCGAGACACGCGAACAGTGAGGCTCGAACGACGTCGTACTCGCTCTCGAGGTACGGCGTTCCCTCGGTGCTCACGCTGCCGTTCGCGCTGCGGAGCGCTACCTCGACGTCCTTCTCGGGGGTTCGAAGATGAACGTGTCCGGACGCTTCCCCTTCCGTCAGCGTCGCCGCCGTGCCGAGACCCGTTTTGATCGCTTCGATGAAACTCGATTTGCCCTGCCAATTCGATCCTTTGACCGCGTTGAGGCCCGTCTCGAGCCGTGCGCTCCCGTCGTAAATGCCCGCGATGTTCTCGATATCGATTTTCCACGTCATGACTGTTCGTTCGTGCTCTCGGTCGTCTCGCCCTCGCGATCGCTGTGACGCTCACAGACGTAACCCCGCTCCACGGCGACGGTAAGCGGGACCCGCGTCGGACACTCGTCGCAGTGTAAGTGAAGCTGTACTTCGACCGACGAGGAGGAGACGCCGTCGAGTTCCCCTTTGGTCGCGAGCGAACTGAGTGCTTCGTCGACCTTCTCGATGACGACCTCCTGTGCGACGGCGATGCTGTTGCGTTCCCAGTCCGTGCGCGCGGTCGCCCGCTCTTTAGTCCCGTTCAGACATTCCGTGAGGTGTTTTTTCATCGTTCCCCAGGAAACCATGTCGCCGTGTACCTGCTCGCCGTCGATTCCGACCGCAGATAGCCGTTCGATCGTTTCCTCGCGTACCAGTTCGTCGTCAGCGGTCAGCGCCTGGTAGTCGCCGTCGAGCTGCGATTCGATCGATTCGCGACCCTGCTCGTCGTAAACGCGCTTGAGGAGTCGTTTGTTGAACCACTCGGTTATCGTTCGATAACCGACTTCGGAGTGGCCGTCCGTTCCTCGCCAGCGCGCGAGAAGGCCGGCATTCAGCGACTCGTGGCGCGGATCGGCTGACTCGAGACCGTATCGATCGATCGTCGCGTCGACCTTGCAGCCCGGATCGGGAGACATGTATCAAAAATAATGCAAGGCGCTACATAAAACTGACTGTGCGTGTACGAACCGTAGCGAATACGGCTCCCTGGGGCGTCGAGACTGCGTAATTCCGGTCGAAATCGAACCGCAACCGGAATATACGCCCTAAGGGTGTAAATGATGCGTGCTCATTCGCTGGTCACCGAGCCAGAACTTCACTCAAATACACACCCTAAGGGTATACATCAAACGGGATGCCGGCCGAGACGTGGCGGAAAACGACCCGCACCCTCTCTCGAGACGAACCGCCGACTCCGAACGTCGTACTGGGTAGCTTCCCGAACGAGTCCGGAACGGTCGCGTCCGGGGATTCATGTCGCGTACCCGCTCCGCGATGTAACGCCGCTAGATCCGCTCCCAGAGGTCGGCGCTTGCCGCCCCGACCGCATTCAACTCCGCATCGTCTACGGCGTGTACACCCTCACTGCGTTCGTAGACGATGTCTCCGTCGATGATCGTCCGGGAAACGTCGGCGCGACTCGCCGCGCTGACGACGTAGTACGGTGCGCTCTCCGGCCGAACCGGGTTCGGTCCGAGATCGAGCGTTACGAAGTCACCTCGCTTCCCCGCTTCGATGCTGCCGATGCGATCGTCCATCCCCATCACGGTCGCGCTGCCGATCGTCGCCCACTCCAGCGCGGTCGCCATGTCGAATCCGCTCGGATCGTTCTTCTTCAACTTGTGAATACCGACGGCGGTCCGCATCGTTTCGAACATGTCCGGGTCCCACCCGTCGTCCCCGATTCCGATCGGTATTCCCTCCTCTCGCATCTTCTCGACGTTTGCGATCCCGACCGCGTTGTTCGTATTCGAGTACGGATTGTGCGCCACGGCGACGTCGTTCTCACCGAGCACCTCGATCTCCTCGTCGGTCGCGTGAACGCAGTGTGCGGCGATGACGTCCGCGTCGAAGAACCCCATCGATTCGAGCGCGTGAACGGGGCGCTCGCCGTACTCCCTGATCGATTCGTGGACGTCCACCAACCCCTCTTCGAGGTGTATCTGGATCGGCCGGTCGTCGTCGGTTGCGCGAGCGACGCACTCTCGCACGACCTCGTCGGGGTTCGTAAATAGCGTGTGAAGGCAGTAGTGGCCGGTCACGCGGTCGTATTCGTTTTCCCGGTCGCGAACGAACCGCTGGTTTTCCTCGATTCCGTCGAACGCCTCGTCCGGCGAGTTTCGCGCGGTCGTCTCGAACGCGATCAGACCGCGAATCGGCGTCTCGGCGACGCCCTCCGCCACGGCGTCTAGCGCTCCCGGGAGGGTGTTCGGTCCGGAGTAGTTGTCGCAGAACGCGGTAACTCCACCCTCGAGCATTTCCTTGCACGATCCGAGCGCCGAGAGGCGGGCGTCCTCCGTCGTGAACGCCTCGTCTACTTTCCACCAGATGTCGACCAGCGCTTCGTAGAAGCTTCGCGGCGACGCCGAGATCGGAGCGCCGCGGAGCGGGAGCGCGTACATGTGCGTGTGGCAGTTGACTAGCCCGGGGATCACGACGTCGTCTCTGGCGTCCACGGCGTCCGGATCCGAGGCGTACCCGTCCGCGATCTCGACGATTTCGCCGTTCTCCACCGTGACCTGTACCTCCTCTCTGACCTCGCGCTCGTCGTTCATCGTGACGAGCGTCCCGGCATTGAGTATCACACAGTGTGACTCACTGCCAATTCACAAAAACCTGTCTCCGATCGACGGCGGCCGGACCATCGTCTCTCGCTCTACCGGTCCGTTGCGGGGCGTACGCACCTGAACTGTTATGGGAGTGCCGCGTGAGAATGTGACCCATGACCGATTGTCTCGTCGAAAACGCACGCCTCGTTACGAACGCGGGTCTCAGGCCCGGTTCGATCGCGATCGAAAACGGAGCGATCGCGGAAATCGGCCCCGCGCTTTCGGTGTCGAGTGCCGATGCGGAGACGGTCGTGCAGGCCGACGGAATGGTCGCACTCCCCGGCGCGGTCGACGTTCACACCCACATGCACGATCCGGAACTGTTTCCGGACGACATCGATTTCGCCACGCAGACCGAGAGCGCCGCGGCGGGCGGCGTAACGACGGTCGTCGAATTACCGACGCAGTCACCGGTCACGACTCCGGCCGACCTCGGTGCCAAACGGGACGTCTGCGAGGACCTCGCGCACGTTGATTTCGGCCTGGTCGCGGGGAACTTCGAGGACTTCGAGGAGAGCGAAGTCGACGTCGATGGCTTCATCGATGCCGGCGTTCCCGACTTCAAGACATTTACCGCGGACCCGTACCGCGCCGACGACGGGACGATCCTCGACCTCATGAGTGCGGTCGGAGACGCCGGCGGAACGGTTCGGGTCCACTGCGAGACGCAAGCGATCCTCGATCGCGCCCGAGACGATCTCGAGGGGACGGATCCGGAGCTGTACC
This is a stretch of genomic DNA from Natrinema salifodinae. It encodes these proteins:
- a CDS encoding 30S ribosomal protein S17e, with the translated sequence MSDDSETIITIGDTLLDRYPDAFSADFEENKTKVEKLTHVESKRVRNRIAGYVTRRYTND
- a CDS encoding archaea-specific SMC-related protein; amino-acid sequence: MTWKIDIENIAGIYDGSARLETGLNAVKGSNWQGKSSFIEAIKTGLGTAATLTEGEASGHVHLRTPEKDVEVALRSANGSVSTEGTPYLESEYDVVRASLFACLGERNEVRQAVREGANLEDVLLRPLDFQDIDAQIAALKRERDQIDSELAQANEASKRLPSIQERVTQLETEVEELRERRTDLSAATTDDEDRSDSVQGELSQAQAERSQAESQIERLTQAIERIETRLAERRSELDEIVIDEDDSVEAELETAREELREVKQAIDVLQNVYSANEMILQEDKLDLITDVNRELTGDTVVCWTCGSDADREALEERLDALREKISERRAQLESRRDRVEELEARREERAQARRRKRDVETEIEDLEEKLADRKQSLEEARERFDRADERVEALSESVDEAVDQITDVESEIKYREAELEDARSELEELESRAEQIELLKDERNEIRREIEDLRSRKQEIKNQAREEFTESIQEIGERFETGFESAHLTGDFDLVVARDGREASLDALSEGELELIGFIAALAGYESFDVDETVPLMLVDGVGSLADENLHTLVEYLDERTEYLVFTTYPEHSTIDGQTIDPTEWSVASRETADAE
- the rdfA gene encoding rod-determining factor RdfA, whose product is MSPDPGCKVDATIDRYGLESADPRHESLNAGLLARWRGTDGHSEVGYRTITEWFNKRLLKRVYDEQGRESIESQLDGDYQALTADDELVREETIERLSAVGIDGEQVHGDMVSWGTMKKHLTECLNGTKERATARTDWERNSIAVAQEVVIEKVDEALSSLATKGELDGVSSSSVEVQLHLHCDECPTRVPLTVAVERGYVCERHSDREGETTESTNEQS
- a CDS encoding amidohydrolase family protein; the encoded protein is MILNAGTLVTMNDEREVREEVQVTVENGEIVEIADGYASDPDAVDARDDVVIPGLVNCHTHMYALPLRGAPISASPRSFYEALVDIWWKVDEAFTTEDARLSALGSCKEMLEGGVTAFCDNYSGPNTLPGALDAVAEGVAETPIRGLIAFETTARNSPDEAFDGIEENQRFVRDRENEYDRVTGHYCLHTLFTNPDEVVRECVARATDDDRPIQIHLEEGLVDVHESIREYGERPVHALESMGFFDADVIAAHCVHATDEEIEVLGENDVAVAHNPYSNTNNAVGIANVEKMREEGIPIGIGDDGWDPDMFETMRTAVGIHKLKKNDPSGFDMATALEWATIGSATVMGMDDRIGSIEAGKRGDFVTLDLGPNPVRPESAPYYVVSAASRADVSRTIIDGDIVYERSEGVHAVDDAELNAVGAASADLWERI